ttttttaaaaaaaaatgaataactGTTGCTAATAGATGTAGAGAAGAGGGTACCCAGAACCACTTTCTAGGGAAGCCATCACCCCAGTTCTTCTCAGAATATGATGGGGCATTTTCGAACTCATACCTCTGACCATCCCACTCTATCCAACCTGGAATAGTAaattcatgatttagtattgcCTTAAGATACCTTCAAATATAATACGCGAGGGTgcataattttctatttttctttgcAATTTGAAATGTGGCATAAACCTCCCAAAAGCCCAGCAACTTCcccaaatgaaaaaaaaaataaaaaattagcgggataagggtcaaatggGCCCTCAATCTTGTTAATTAGAGAGGGAACAGGCTAATACCTGTTGAAAGTCCAGCTGCCATGCATATTTGCCAATGAGGTTCAAATACAGGGAATGCAGCAAGCCAGCCAGCCGTGGACTTTTGCTTTGAGCCCACGTTGCCCCATCCATAAATGGGGCGAGTGCTATACTCCCAGCGAGCAGTTTTCACGGTTTTTGCATAATCCGTCCTGTCAAGCTAAGTCATGTCAAACAATCAGAATatcatttatcaaacaatttcaATGAAACCCCAAAATAACCATCTTCTCCACATGCACACAAAGAGCAGTTTACATAACACTGTTTATTGAAACAACTGTGGTGTTAGAAAGCAACTCTTTTATGAAAGaaagcacccaaaaaaaaaaaaaaaaaaagcagtctTTGATACCCATTAAAAGATGCAAGTATACAATAacatcttcttcacaaaaaatGATACTAAGAATAATAGTtgttatcattattttaaatataaataaaaggcACAAAGTAATAAATACATGGCTGCATAGAAATGAAGACCCAAGTAGGGaaagaagaaaatatgaaaCAAGATTCTCAACATCACCAGAATAATATGCAGTAGCGATAGGCTAGAACTCATTGGCAGATATATGCTTCAAGGACAGGGTGGGAGCATTTGCCCGCActttaaacattattattatgcagtataagaaaatataatcatgTTCATActcaataaataaaatggaCCCCACTCTTAGATAAAATTACCTCCTTGAgtctaaaattatagaaaatttatGATAGCCTGGAAAAGTAACATTGCTAATCCCTACATCTGTCACAATTTATGAGGAGAAACTCTAAATGTAACTTTGTAAGGCAAAAGGGGAATACCTTCCATCATCACGAATAAATCCTTGATGCCAAAGTGGTGTCACTTGAAAACCCTCTGAAACACGGCTATTGAACTCCTGTAGAAGTCCCTTATTTAAGATACACtcaatgtatatattttattgtaacaaaaatataatcacatatctgttaaacaaagaaaatatcATTACTGAAACAACCAGTAGCTTCCATGATATGAAGTATGTATTCCTCTAACTATATGGTAATGCATCTTCAAGCCGACTACTCATAATAacactaataatattaataatcaaCCATGTGGTTTGGataaaatattatcttttgCTTCTATTCTGTTTCTTAAAAAGAGATAATATGTAATGGAGGGACCAACAGCTTATTTGTCACTTTCATGGTTTCACCATTTAGCAAGGAGAGGAATTTGATGCTGGGTCATACAAGAGCCAAATGGAGATAACGTTCTCTCATAACAAGCTAGAGCATGTTGCTTGGTTCAAACTCAACCATTTCGTGGATACTAAGTAACTATCAACCCACTTAATGTAGACATTTCTGGCATGAATGCATTGTCATGTCAGACACTGTTTACACAATTGCAAAACATCAGACGAATACAATAATCTTCTTTTAGCTTTTGGAACCAGAACATGTGTTAGAAATTGATGTTTCATAACAAGGTTAAGACTTCAGAGTTGATTGTTCTTTACAAATCCACACCAGGCTGATAATGTATAAACCAAGTAAAATGCAATCACCTGAGGAGGAACTTCCTTATTTGGAGGCCTGGCACCTGTTTGGGCAATAAAAGTATTTCCAAGTGACAGTTCATGCCTCTCTGTTCACAAAGAAATTCATTCTAATCATTCAGTGGACAACCTTTTGCTCTTTAAGAAATGATAAAGATCCTTAATGGTCAGCAATATAAAATACAACATATAAAAGAAACTTTCCAATCTATACTGGATGAGAAAAACTCTTcctttttagaataaaaaatgcAAGAGTCTAGACAGATCAAATTTCCAAACTACATTGGATTACAGAAACAGCAATTCCTTTTAATAAGACAAATTTTAGTGGATCAAAAAAGTAGGATGTAAAATCTGCAGAAGAAGAGTGTGGAAGAACAGGAATCAGAAATAGAGAACATAGAAAGCCAGCACGGTCATGTTTTGACAATAATTCAAGAGGAAACTATGACATAGTGACATACAACAAGAAAGTTACTGATAAGACTTTTTCTAAACAATGGACAGAAGATATAAGGAAAGATGCCAGAGGTGAAATTCTAAAAAGGGATGAAGGattcatcaaaattttcaagtgactaCTTGACCACTAGCAGCATCACAGAGAACTAGTCCGttaaaaagcaaaagaagaacaTACCACCCCAAAAGTTGTTAGACTCTGGAGTATATTGGCAAATATACTTGTCATCCGCACCAAGAATTTGAGCTCCAACTCCTGTAAAACGACGCCCGTACTGCACCTCCTCTATTCCATTCAATGGCTTAGTGAATGCAGGATTCTCAACAGAATACATATAACAGAAACTCTGTCTACATTCTGGAATTGAAACCTTAAAGAACCATCCCTCAAAAAACTGTCTACGAGTCCCATCAAAATGGTATCTGAGTGAACCAACAAATAGCAAAcatgagaaaaagaaaatccCAGAAGGGGAAATTTACCACTATTCAATCAATTATGAAGCTATTTTGCACTCTACATAAAAGAACTAAACATTGACACTATAAACTTCCAGTATAGCAAACTGCTCCAATGGATGCAGCTTACTCCCAATATCCCCCAACATCTTATCAtttatcttataagtaacaCAAAGGCATAACTTTAATTAGAACAATAGAAAAGCTAGTCaaagtcactttttttttttaatttatccgACAAAATTCACACTAAAACAAGCTACTTCCAATCCCCCACTATGAAAGACCTCAGCTTGTCTACTACTAATGCCTAACTAAGTAATTACGGAGTAgtataatatgaaaaatatagaGTAAGATAACAGGAGAAATGAATCATTTctctataaaaatattaatacttgttcactaaaatcattttccaaagtGACAAATGGAGAATTGTTCTCTACTTTTCTAGAATTTGGAGAATCCAAAATTTAACTAATTTTCCCAATTTGGAGAAATAGAAAAGACACGAATGAATAGCAAATCCACACTTTAATCCAAAATTTAACTAATTCTCCATTTCTCCCATTTCGAGTTTATTTATGGAAATGAGCATAGATTGTATATAAATTACCCGCTGTGAGGAGTTCGAAGAGGGCGATTGGAAGGGGTGGGGGTATAAACGGGTTTAACAGCCTCTTTAATCTCCGGCGCGGGGTTTTCGACGGCGGAATCGGGCACCGATACTGCTTTCACTCTGAATGGCGGCGACTTCTTTCCGACGCGCAGCTGCTTCCGCGGAGAGAATCTGGCAGTGTTAGATTGGGTTGCTGGAGAAACGGCAGAAGAACATGCAAGGAGGGTTTCCATGGATTCGCAACAGCAGCCAGTAAATCAGAGCGTCTGTGTGTCTGCCAGGGACAGAGGTGGGTTTGAACTTTAAAGCCATGAGAGCATTCAtaatagttttgttttgttttgttttgtttttttttttttttttttttttttttttttttggttttagaaatttttataagtgtgattaCGAAAGagataaaaaaaggaaaaaaaataaaataaaatagattttaataaaataataataataataaagaaataaacgTCAGACGTATGTAACCCGCCTGCTGGCGCGGTAGTGACAGCCACGTGATAAGTGTGCGCCAGAGACTAAATGCACGTGGATTTCACATTTCTGTAATCCGTTGCAGGAGGTCCTTCAAcccctctctcttctctctctctcctccatgttGGCATTCACAGTCTCAAAAATCGTGAAAAATGCACTATTGTGCATAGTCTTAGAAGCAATGTCTTCTTATGTAAATAGAAGCAAGTACACTGAGAGAAAGAGGGCGTGGTAGGGATGGAAATGAGCCGAGCAGAtcgcgagccgctcggtcaaagctcggttCGAGCTCGgtctaatgtcttaggctctAGGCTCGTGGCTCATCGAGCCACTCGcgaaccatatatatatatatatatatatatatatatatacatatatatatatatatatatatatatatatatatatttatatatatatagtttatttttaattgaaacataaatttaaaatcaaaaagTTAAATTCGAGCTCAAAATAGAACTCGAACTCGAGTTCGAGCCTGAAGTCGAGCTCGACCTCGAGCTCAAGatcgagctcgaacaatcgagTTGCTCGAGCCAAACTCGAGCAACTCGAAAAttgccgagctcgagccgagccttccttaacaagctcgagctcgagccactCTAGGCTCGAACTCGGCTCGACTCGTTTACACCCCGGTGTAGTGGCGTGTTGACTGAGTATTTGGGTGTCTACTACGTAGACTTCCAAATCTTATTTTCTAAGTTTTGCTATCCGATGTGTGgaccttaattaattattttttatatatatggtctCAATACAATGCAAGTATCTACATTAAGATTACGTAGAAGTAAAAACTGATAGTAAAACATAGTATCTTCCAAAGAAAAATGTCCCAATATTTACTAGCTTAAATTTTTGATGTAGATATTTTTATTAAGACCCATAGAAAAAATATAaggaaaaattacacttttcgtttataaattatacaattagTGTAGAATTTGTCCATAAGTAGtattggtcatgctcacttttcgccCTTAAGTTATCATTAGCATTGCACTTTGTATCTACGAAGTATTTACTAACAAAaaattagggacgaaatttgcaactttagtataactcatggacgaaaagttaataaaataataaaattgcaatGCTAATGATAATTTAGAGACAAAAGTGAACACGACCAACACTTCGGGATGATTTATGCAATTACCATATTTTGTCCAATGGggattttactttttcttttttttttggaagtatGGGGATTTTACTattcatcattaaaataaaaaaaataaaataaaacaacaacaacaacagcaattTTTGTGTAGATTGAGTGATATATCATTTGGTTCATTCTGATCTTGGTCTCTCCTTCCAATCAGATTCGGAATTTGCCCTTTGTTACAGGACAAGTACTGGCTTGTGCATGCTATTTGTGATAATTGTTTTGATTCTTCTTTTGTTgtattataaaaagaattattaatatttatatatatttttttaaattacaaatacatacatttttatattttttttatttcgtatcatgtgtttatttttcttgttttcacGCTACCCATTTGTAAAATGTGACAATTCATAAATGTAATTGTCATGTGAAACAATTTTGTCTATATACAACAAATAATTGCAAATTACTTGTAAGGCTTTGTCTGATTGTGTCTGAAACTTGCATGCGTTTAGCAATTAAGAGTGGTGTATTGGTTGGAACttactttaatttgaattagGAGTTATCTTAATATTTCTTCAAGAATTGGGATATACTGTATATGATAACAAGACATTATTAATAAGACcgataaaaagaaaacataataagAAATCACTAGCTCACTTATTCAGAATAATAATAGAGGAGAAATATAAGTTTATAAGATCAAGGACAATAATGAACTACTAAGTATAAAGATTTTCCGGCTTTAGTAATAAAAGGAAGATTATCTCAATCAAAAGAATCAAATTATTAGAgacaaggttttttttttttgtattctcTCTAAAATTCCctttctaataattttaatatttcattatccattgtgtgtgtataatttGGTTCAATTGAGAACATTATATTGTCTCGGGCGAAAAGTGGTGACGAATGTGGCCATCAATTTAGAAGATTTAATGactgaaaataaagagaaacaGTTATGAAAATCTTGTGAGTGTATCGGTTGATGACAAATAGTACTCTCAAGATctgttaaaaatttaattaagttGAGTGCATTATTAATTATCAACACCTTTTCGTAGTGCACATACAAAATTTGTAAcaattacgaaaatgtcaccgtattttttaaaaagaataccCTTTATTTTCCAATAGTTAGATTACTCAAGATGGACAGATGCTATTTATCTGCACTTCTCACCTGAAAGCAATGTCCTCACTTGAtctcaattttatatataaaaaacaaaaacaaaaacaaaaaacaaaaaaaaaaaaggaatgaaCAATGGGCCAATCGTCTActggaaaatgatatatgtacttCGTGGAGTATAACTCTCATCaagtgttcaaattttattgaataaagaaaaattaatgaataaaatcCAGGACTCACCACCTTTtattaatcaatcaaaatatgatagttcaggcaaattattttgataaagAATGTATTCAATGTAAATATAATTAGGTACAATATTTGTctgaaaaaaaaagattaaagtacaatatttttaacataatgtacaacttgacaagaataccaaaaaaaaatacacacataTTCAGGGATGTAGACTGCATCGACTCTTATAAGTTAGTTAGATAACTCACATTATGTTGGGTTATAACATATATTGTTAGTAAATATTGATTATACCCAATAAAACACCAGTAGTACAACAAGACATCGATGTTATTCGATACTTGTTGGGCGTTTGGTTCAGGTCATCtaagattacctaggtaatctgagtctggtaatgctatattagtatattaccttgtttgattcaagttatgagattacttggtaatgttatattacctcaaagcttttgtggcggtaatgtttcaaggtaatgtgattactccaattttcttaggtaatcttagattaccttgaATTATTTCAACTTTGTCCtgttaactaatccttatattataataataataataataataataataataataagtatatgtttatataatcaaatatacatgtgtgtgtgtgtgtgtgtgtatatatatatatatatatatatatatatatatatatatatatatatatatatatatatgctcatatGTGGCCTGAAGCTCCCATGTGGTCGTGTGGCTGCATTTTTATCAGAGTAATCTAATGGTGACAATGTTTAGGAAATTGTAATTCGCGTATGTTAAGTGGAGTGTGTTATGGTAAACATCACGAATATGACAAACATAATAAGGAACTATTTTTTTATCGCAATTTGATGGGAGTCATActtaatttttactaaaaagCTTCGCAATATGCGAAAATGGAGTcgtaatatgattaaaatagaGTAGATGAGTTGAATTCCCCGttttgccctccattttaacgcCAACTTGATGCAAATGCTAACGAAAGACTAATATGGCATAAATTTCAATAGTTGGAATACCAGTTTGGATGCAATTAAAATTCATATGACCAATTTGAGAAAAAatcatagtcggaggaccactTTGGGAattaaatcttttattttattgttttattgtgCGGAGGTGAGCGGGGGTGTGATGGATAGAAGAGATAGAAGATTTTGAATTTGTCAAATGTATGGTTTTTGGTGGgcaccatgaaaaaaaattatatttgaacgctccaccccccccccctagCCCACCCACCTCCACCCTTCTTCCCTCCTCTGTCATTGTAAACTAAAAAACTCTATGAAAAATCTTAGTTGATGAGCTTGCTCTAAAGAAGCTTAAAAGCAAGTGCACCTACTAGGCACATGCGTACGTGTTGCTCAAACGTTtacctttatttatttactagaTGAATGCCAAATGGTGAAAAGTTCTTACATAACCACCCTAGAGTATGGATGTTAATGAaccgaacataaatgaacagaTGTTGTTCGTATTCGTTTattaaggattttggagtgtttgtattcgtgttcgtttgttaaggtttttgaaaatcatattcGTGTACGTTAACATTAACGAatacgttcacaaacatgttcacgaacatgttcgttaacAATCACGTTCATGAACACTGAATAACCAAACATCTGCATATGTTCATGATCACATCTTCATCGATAGAGGATGGTTGCGATAAGCGGAGATTACCttttatatgtatgtgtgtgtatgaaCATCTCCGCGaatattattaaacgaacactaaataaacttgttcgcgaacattactaaacgaacacaaacaaatttgttcacgatctcttagcaaacgagcttaccactgttcactCTATTCGTTTATTAATCGatcgagctctaaattttatttgttaatgttcgtttaccttaataaacgaacgcttaccgaacatgaacacgaacacgagtagtttgtcgaaagctctgtttgCCAACACCCCTACCCTAGAGGGCTAATTCA
This region of Ipomoea triloba cultivar NCNSP0323 chromosome 15, ASM357664v1 genomic DNA includes:
- the LOC116005566 gene encoding tocopherol cyclase, chloroplastic, with the translated sequence METLLACSSAVSPATQSNTARFSPRKQLRVGKKSPPFRVKAVSVPDSAVENPAPEIKEAVKPVYTPTPSNRPLRTPHSGYHFDGTRRQFFEGWFFKVSIPECRQSFCYMYSVENPAFTKPLNGIEEVQYGRRFTGVGAQILGADDKYICQYTPESNNFWGERHELSLGNTFIAQTGARPPNKEVPPQEFNSRVSEGFQVTPLWHQGFIRDDGRTDYAKTVKTARWEYSTRPIYGWGNVGSKQKSTAGWLAAFPVFEPHWQICMAAGLSTGWIEWDGQRYEFENAPSYSEKNWGDGFPRKWFWVQCNVFEGADGEVSLTSGGGLRQIPGPGTSDNFENAALIAVHYGGVFYEFVPWNGSVTWEISPWGHWYITAENATHKVELEARTSDPGTTLRAPTQEMGLAPVCRDTCYADLRLKLWERRYDGSKGKVILDVTSNMAGVEVGGGPWFNTWKGTTNAPEILKQALNAPVDIEGIFGLVPLFKPPGL